TACCAGGGCTGCCACGAGGTGGAGCCGAAGATCTGCTACCCGCCGCATACCGAGCACCTCAAGCTCGTCGTCGGCGCCCCCTCGACGATCCCGGCGGCCCATACGGCGGCGCCGGCGACAACGACGGCAGCCACGGCACCCGGCGCCGGCGCCGCGCTGCTCGGCAAGCCCGCCACGCTGCCCGGGACGGATGCCCAGGCCCTCCCGGCCGACCAGGCGTTCCGCTTCGAGGCGCTGGTCAAGGGTGGCAACGCCCTGCTGCTGCGCTGGACGATGCCCAAGGACTATTACCTCTACCGCGACAAGACCCAGATCAAGGTCGTGTCGCCCGCCGGGGTGACCGCTGGCGAGCCCGACTGGCCCAGCGGCACGGCGCACCACGACGAGCATTTCGGCGACACCATCGTCTACTTCGACCAGGTGGAACTGCCGGTGCCGCTGGCAGGCGCCGCAAAGGACGGCAAGCTCCAGCTCGAGGTGGCCTACCAGGGCTGCCTGGAAAACGGCATCTGCTATCCGGTGATGACTCGCCGCCTCGATGTCGACCTGGCCACCGGCGCCGTCGTCGTCGCCGCACCGGCCAGTGCGACGACCGGCACGCCGGCGACGAAACCCGCCGACGTCGCTCCGACACCGCCGCCCAAGGACCTGGTCCCGGCCGGCACGGATGCACCGGTCGGCATACTCGCCGCGATCGGCCTGGCCCTGCTCGGCGGCCTGGTCCTGAACCTGATGCCCTGTGTCCTGCCGGTACTGTCACTGAAAGCCATCACCGTGCTGGAAAGCGGCGAAAGCCCGGCTGCGGCGCGCAAGCACGCCCTCTGGTACACCGCCGGCGTGCTGGTCGCCTTCGCCGCCCTGGGTGTCGTCATCGTCGGTATCCGCGCGGCCGGACACGGCATCCAGTGGGGTGCGCAGTTCCAGCAGCCGGTCGCCATCGGTCTGCTGGTCTACGTCATGCTCGCGGTCGGCCTGTCGATGTCGGGCGTGTTCGAGATCGGCGGGTCGCTGGGCAACCTGGGCAGCGGCCTGGCCTCGCGCTCGGGCCCCTCGGGCGACTTCTTCACCGGCGTGCTCGCTGTCGTGGTGGCCAGTCCGTGCACGGCGCCGTTCATGGGCTCGGCCATCGCGTTCGCGTTCGCCGCGTCCGTGCCCGTCGCTTTCCTGATCTTCCTCGCCCTGGGCCTGGGCCTCGCCCTGCCCTTCCTGCTGATCGGTTTCGTGCCAGCCATCGCCCGGCTGCTGCCGCGACCGGGTCGCTGGATGGAGACGCTGAAACAGGCGCTGGCCTTCCCGATGTACCTCACCGCCGTATGGCTGCTGTGGGTGCTGACCAAGCAGCGCGGGGCCGATGCGACGGCGCTGGTGCTCGCCGGTGCCGTGCTGCTGGCGATGGCCTTGTGGTGGTACGGCCGCAGTCGCCGCGCGGGGCTGTCGTGGGTATTCACGGCCTTGCTCACCGCCGGCGCGCTGGCCGCGCTGTGGATGGTGCACGGCTTGCCGGCCGCCACCGCGTCGGCGACGGCGACCGACGGCTCGGTGCCTTACTCGCCGGCCAGGCTGGCGGAACTGCGCGCGGCCGGCACGCCCGTGCTGGTCGACATGACCGCGGACTGGTGCATCACCTGCAAGGCGAACGAGAAAGCCGTGCTGGACACCGATGCGTTCAAGGACCTGCTCAAACGCACCGGCACCGTCTACATGAAGGGCGACTGGACCGACGTGAACCCGACCATCGCCGCTTTCCTCGAGCAATACCATTCCGTGGGCGTGCCGCTCTACGTCGTCTACCCCAAGGGCGGCGGCGACGGCAGGAAGCTGTCCACGGTGCTCACCTACGACACCGTGGCCGGGGCGCTCGATACCGCGTCGCACCCATGACCCGCGGGCCGACGTTCTGGATCGTGGTGCTGGCCATTGCCGGCGCGGCGCTGGGCGGGTATGTCGAGCACCGTCTCCAGGACCCGCCACCGCCCGAGGGCGTGACGGTGGCCGGGCCGGGGGACCTGCCGCCCGATGCCGTCTACGTCGGCCTGGACGGCACGGCGCATCGCCTGTCCGAATGGCGCGGCAAACGCATCCTGGTCAATTTCTGGGCGTCGTGGTGCGCGCCCTGCCGTCGCGAGATGCCCTTGCTGGACGCTGCCCACGACCGCACGGGCGCGCGCGCCTCGGGCGTCGTCATCCTTGGCGTGGCCGAGGACACCGCAACGGATGTACGCCGCTACCTTGCGCAGCAGCCCGTTGCCTATCCGATCCTGCTGATCGACGGCCAGGCACCCGGCGGGTCGCTGTCGCTGGGCAATACCCGCAGGGTGCTGCCTTACAGCGTGCTCATCGGCGAAGACGGCCGCATCCTGAAACGCCGGGTGGGCGCGCTCAGTCAAACCGATATCGACGCGTGGCTCGCACCCTGACCCCACGGAGACCCTTACCCATGGACCCCATGCCCACCACCGACGAGACGATCGAGGCCACCCGCCAGTGGCTCGAACGCGCCGTCATCGGCCTGAACCTGTGCCCCTTCGCCAAGGCAGTGCACAAGAAGAGCCAGGTCCGCTTCGTGGTCAGCGACGCCGAGCAACCGCTGCCATTGCACGACGAACTGGTCCGCGAACTGAAGTTCCTGCGCGACACCGATCCGGAAATGGTCGACACCACGCTGCTGATCCATCCCCGCGTGCTGGGCGACTTCATGGACTTCAACGATTTCCTGGAGATCGCCGACGACACCGTGGCGGAGTTGTCGCTGGACGGCCAGATCCAGGTCGCCAGCTTCCATCCGGACTTCCAGTTCGAAGGCACGGCCCCCGACGACATCACCAACTACACCAACCGCTCGCCGTTCCCGACCCTGCACCTGCTGCGCGAGGCCAGCATCGACCGCGCGGTGGCCGCGTTCCCGGACGCGGCAAGCATCTTCGAAGCCAACATGGCAACCCTGGACGCACTCGGCCACGACGGCTGGCGCGCACTCTTTCCCAAGCCCTGACCATACGGCGGCGTCTGGAAAGTCGCTATCTCCAGCGAACTGCGCCGATCTTCACCGAACTGGACAAGGCCGGACGACAGGCGCACACTGCGCGGCGTTCCGGAACTCCGGACCCAAGGCAGGTGAACAGTGGCCAGGATCCTCGTCCTTCACGGACCCAACCTCAACCTCCTCGGCGTACGCGAGCCCGCGGTGTACGGGCGCGAAACGCTTGCCGACATCAACAACTCGCTGCAGGCGCGCGTGCAGGGCACCGGCCACGACATCAGCTGGTTCCAGTCAAACGCCGAGCACGAGCTGATCGCTCGGGTCCACCAGGCCCGCGACGAAGGCATGGCCTGGATTCTGATCAATCCCGCCGCGTTCACCCATACGTCGGTGGCGCTGCGCGACGCCTTGTCCGGCGTGGCCATCCCGTTCATCGAGATCCACCTGTCCAATCCGCATGCGCGTGAGCCGTTCCGCCACCATTCCTACCTGTCCGACATCGCCGCCGGCGTGATCTGCGGCTTCGGCGGCGACAGCTACCGCCTGGCGCTGGAAGCGGCGTTGCTGCGCCTGGCCGTGCCCGCCGCCTGACACCCCCTTCGCGGCGCGCCTTCCGGCGCCCGCACCTCCACCACCGACTAAGGGTTGCCCCATGGACCTGCGTAAGATCAAGAAGCTCATCGACCTGCTCGAGGAATCGAACCTCGCCGAGCTGGAAATCAAGGAAGGCGAAGAAGTGGTTCGCCTGTCGCGCGTGCCCAAGGGCACCGCCGTCGCCCAGCCGATGTACGCGGCACCGCCCCCGCCGGCGCCTGTCGCCGCCGCACCGGTAGCCGCCGCTGCCGCGCCCGCTCCGGCCGCCGAACCCGGCCTGCCGGCCGGCCATGTCGTCAAGGCGCCGATGGTCGGCACGTTCTACGCGGCCTCCACCCCCGGCTCACCGGCGTTCGCCAGCGTGGGCCAGCAGGTCAAGGCCGGCGAGACGCTGGGCATCATCGAAGCCATGAAGATGTTCAACCAGATCGAAGCCGACGTGGCCGGTACGGTCGTCGCGGTCCTGGTCGAGAACGGCCAGCCGGTCGAATTCGACGAACCGATGTTCGTCATCGCCTGAGGCCACACCCATGCTCGAGAAGGTCGTCATCGCCAATCGCGGCGAAATCGCGCTGCGCGTGCTGCGCGCATGCCACGCACTGGGCATCAAGACGGTCGCGGTGCATTCCACCGTGGACCGCAACCTGAAACACGTCGGCTTGGCCGATGAATCGGTGTGCATCGGCCCAGGCCCCTCCGCCGAAAGCTACCTGAACATTCCGCGGATCATCGCCGCCGCCGAGATCACCGACGCCGCCGCGATCCACCCGGGCTACGGCTTCCTGTCCGAGAACGCGAACTTCGCCGAGCAGGTCGAGCAGTCGGGCTTCATCTTCATCGGCCCCACCGCCGACGTCATCCGCCTGATGGGCGACAAGGTCGAGGCGATCCGCGCCATGAAGGCCGCCGGCGTGCCGTGCGTGCCCGGCTCCGGTGGCCCGCTGGGCGATGACGTGGACGAGAACGCGCGTATCGCGCTGGAGATCGGCTACCCGGTCATCATCAAGGCGTCCGGCGGTGGCGGCGGTCGCGGCATGCGCGTCGTGCGCACCGAGGCCCACCTCGCCAACTCCATCGTCATGACCAAGCAGGAAGCCAAGGCGGCTTTCAGCAACGATCAGGTCTACATGGAGAAGTTCCTGGAAAATCCGCGCCACGTGGAGATCCAGGTGCTGGCCGACGGCCAGGGCAATGCCGTCCACCTTGGCGAACGCGACTGCTCGATGCAGCGCCGCCACCAGAAGGTGGTGGAAGAAGCCCCGGCACCGGGTATCACGCCGGAACTGCGCGCGGAAATCGGCAAGGTCTGCGTCGATGCCTGCCTGCGTATCGGCTATCGCGGCGCGGGCACGTTCGAGTTCCTGTTCGAAGGTGGCCGTTTCTACTTCATCGAGATGAACACCCGCATCCAGGTGGAGCATCCGGTGACGGAGCTGGTCACCGGCATCGACCTCGTGCGCGAGCAGCTGCTGATCGCCGGCGGTGAGAAGCTGTCCATCCGCCAGGAAGACATCGTGCTCACCGGCCATGCCATCGAGTGCCGCGTCAACGCCGAAGACCCCGACACCTTCATGCCCAGCCCCGGCACGGTGAAGCGTTTCGAGGCGCCGGGCGGCCCGGGCGTGCGCGTGGATACCCACCTGTACGATGGCTACCGCATCCCGCCCAACTACGACTCGATGATCGGCAAGATCATCGTGCACGGCCCCGACCGTGCCACCGCCATCGCGCGCATGCGCATGGCGCTGAACGAGACGGTGATCGAAGGCGTGAAGTGCAACATCCCGCTACAGCAGCGCATCATGGCCGACGTCGGCTTCCAGCTCGGTGGACAGAACATCCACTACCTGGAAAAACGCATGGCCGAACAGAAGGAAACGCCGCCCTCGGCGTGATACGAAAATCCCGCCAACCGGCGGGATTTTTTTGCATGCGCACCGGCAACCCTGCCACAACGGCAACGGCGACCGTCGTAGGAGCGCACGGATCCCCTGGGCGATCAACGCTTGCGGAGGCCGCTGATGCGAACCCAATCCTCCAGCTGGCGGATTTCCAGGTTGTCGAACCATTCGGCGTAGCGCGTGAGCAGTTCCTCGTGCTGGCCGAAGAGGATGCCCGAGAGAGCGAACGGCGCACCAGGCTTCACGGCCGCGGCGAAGGTCGGCGCGAGTTCGCCGAGGGGGCCGGCAAGGATGTTCGCCACCAGCACATCGGCAAGTTCGACCGGCGCCTCGCCTGGCAGGTAGACGGCCAGGTCGGCCTCCACGCCGTTGCGTTCCGCGTTGTCGCCCGACGAGACGATAGCCTGCGGGTCATTATCGATGCCCACCGCGCGCGCGGCACCCAGCTTCAGGGCCGCGATGGCGAGGATGCCCGAGCCGCAACCGAAGTCCAGCACCGACTTGCCGGCCAGCTGCTGGCCGTCCAGCCACTCCAGGCACATCGCCGTGGTCGGGTGCGTGCCCGTGCCGAAGGCGAGGCCGGGATCGAGACGGACGACTACGATGTCGCCATCGACCGGCGGTTCGATGTTCGACGGATACACCCAAAGGCGACGACCGAAAGGCATCGGCTTGTAGTCGTCCATCCAGACACGCGTCCAGTCCTGGTCGCCCACGTCGCGCCATGCGATCTGCGCGGGCTCGATGAAGGGCAGGTCGTCGGCGATCGCTGCCGTGAGGCCGCGACGATCGACGTCCGCCTC
This DNA window, taken from Luteibacter sp. 9135, encodes the following:
- a CDS encoding protein-disulfide reductase DsbD family protein, coding for MPSLSRFTRNLVALVLLLATLPALAQDAEDGLLPVTQAFQLTSDASQPGTVKLHWRIAPDYYLYRGRIVIKPTDPATLTLGTPALPDGLKKHDEYLGDVEIYHGDIQATVPYTLADAATKTVALDVQYQGCHEVEPKICYPPHTEHLKLVVGAPSTIPAAHTAAPATTTAATAPGAGAALLGKPATLPGTDAQALPADQAFRFEALVKGGNALLLRWTMPKDYYLYRDKTQIKVVSPAGVTAGEPDWPSGTAHHDEHFGDTIVYFDQVELPVPLAGAAKDGKLQLEVAYQGCLENGICYPVMTRRLDVDLATGAVVVAAPASATTGTPATKPADVAPTPPPKDLVPAGTDAPVGILAAIGLALLGGLVLNLMPCVLPVLSLKAITVLESGESPAAARKHALWYTAGVLVAFAALGVVIVGIRAAGHGIQWGAQFQQPVAIGLLVYVMLAVGLSMSGVFEIGGSLGNLGSGLASRSGPSGDFFTGVLAVVVASPCTAPFMGSAIAFAFAASVPVAFLIFLALGLGLALPFLLIGFVPAIARLLPRPGRWMETLKQALAFPMYLTAVWLLWVLTKQRGADATALVLAGAVLLAMALWWYGRSRRAGLSWVFTALLTAGALAALWMVHGLPAATASATATDGSVPYSPARLAELRAAGTPVLVDMTADWCITCKANEKAVLDTDAFKDLLKRTGTVYMKGDWTDVNPTIAAFLEQYHSVGVPLYVVYPKGGGDGRKLSTVLTYDTVAGALDTASHP
- a CDS encoding TlpA family protein disulfide reductase; its protein translation is MTRGPTFWIVVLAIAGAALGGYVEHRLQDPPPPEGVTVAGPGDLPPDAVYVGLDGTAHRLSEWRGKRILVNFWASWCAPCRREMPLLDAAHDRTGARASGVVILGVAEDTATDVRRYLAQQPVAYPILLIDGQAPGGSLSLGNTRRVLPYSVLIGEDGRILKRRVGALSQTDIDAWLAP
- a CDS encoding DUF1415 domain-containing protein, whose amino-acid sequence is MDPMPTTDETIEATRQWLERAVIGLNLCPFAKAVHKKSQVRFVVSDAEQPLPLHDELVRELKFLRDTDPEMVDTTLLIHPRVLGDFMDFNDFLEIADDTVAELSLDGQIQVASFHPDFQFEGTAPDDITNYTNRSPFPTLHLLREASIDRAVAAFPDAASIFEANMATLDALGHDGWRALFPKP
- the aroQ gene encoding type II 3-dehydroquinate dehydratase, with the protein product MARILVLHGPNLNLLGVREPAVYGRETLADINNSLQARVQGTGHDISWFQSNAEHELIARVHQARDEGMAWILINPAAFTHTSVALRDALSGVAIPFIEIHLSNPHAREPFRHHSYLSDIAAGVICGFGGDSYRLALEAALLRLAVPAA
- the accB gene encoding acetyl-CoA carboxylase biotin carboxyl carrier protein; translation: MDLRKIKKLIDLLEESNLAELEIKEGEEVVRLSRVPKGTAVAQPMYAAPPPPAPVAAAPVAAAAAPAPAAEPGLPAGHVVKAPMVGTFYAASTPGSPAFASVGQQVKAGETLGIIEAMKMFNQIEADVAGTVVAVLVENGQPVEFDEPMFVIA
- the accC gene encoding acetyl-CoA carboxylase biotin carboxylase subunit, yielding MLEKVVIANRGEIALRVLRACHALGIKTVAVHSTVDRNLKHVGLADESVCIGPGPSAESYLNIPRIIAAAEITDAAAIHPGYGFLSENANFAEQVEQSGFIFIGPTADVIRLMGDKVEAIRAMKAAGVPCVPGSGGPLGDDVDENARIALEIGYPVIIKASGGGGGRGMRVVRTEAHLANSIVMTKQEAKAAFSNDQVYMEKFLENPRHVEIQVLADGQGNAVHLGERDCSMQRRHQKVVEEAPAPGITPELRAEIGKVCVDACLRIGYRGAGTFEFLFEGGRFYFIEMNTRIQVEHPVTELVTGIDLVREQLLIAGGEKLSIRQEDIVLTGHAIECRVNAEDPDTFMPSPGTVKRFEAPGGPGVRVDTHLYDGYRIPPNYDSMIGKIIVHGPDRATAIARMRMALNETVIEGVKCNIPLQQRIMADVGFQLGGQNIHYLEKRMAEQKETPPSA
- the prmA gene encoding 50S ribosomal protein L11 methyltransferase produces the protein MPWLELSLTIRAAEQPRVEAALEDLGALSITLQDADAETPDEEAIFEPGVGELPLWNQIVLNALFEADVDRRGLTAAIADDLPFIEPAQIAWRDVGDQDWTRVWMDDYKPMPFGRRLWVYPSNIEPPVDGDIVVVRLDPGLAFGTGTHPTTAMCLEWLDGQQLAGKSVLDFGCGSGILAIAALKLGAARAVGIDNDPQAIVSSGDNAERNGVEADLAVYLPGEAPVELADVLVANILAGPLGELAPTFAAAVKPGAPFALSGILFGQHEELLTRYAEWFDNLEIRQLEDWVRISGLRKR